The following are encoded together in the Gordonia insulae genome:
- a CDS encoding NAD(P)H-dependent flavin oxidoreductase encodes MSAPARAAGLSTRFTELVGVEYPIVQTGMGWVSGPSLTSATSNAGGLGILASATMTFGELEAAVAKTKSLTDKPFGVNIRADATDAPERIDLLIREGVKVASFALAPKQDLIAKLKDHGVVVIPSIGAAKHAVKVASWGADAVIVQGGEGGGHTGPVATTLLLPSVLDALGDNGIPVVAAGGFFDGRGLTAALAYGAEGVAMGTRFLLTSDSAVPDAVKQEYLQRGLGDTVVSVKVDGMPHRVLRTPLVEALESGSRAKALYAAARNANEFKQMTGMRWTTMLRDGRSMRKSGERTWQQIIMAGNTPMLLRAGLVEGDTHAGVLASGQVVGMIDDLPSCDELIQSIMSQAHGRLKALGSLS; translated from the coding sequence ATGAGTGCACCGGCACGGGCGGCGGGGCTCTCGACCCGGTTCACCGAACTCGTCGGCGTCGAGTACCCGATCGTACAGACCGGGATGGGCTGGGTGTCCGGGCCGTCGTTGACCTCGGCCACGTCGAATGCGGGCGGCCTGGGCATCCTGGCGTCGGCGACGATGACATTCGGCGAGCTCGAGGCGGCCGTCGCGAAGACGAAGTCGTTGACCGACAAGCCGTTCGGCGTCAACATCCGTGCCGACGCCACCGACGCGCCCGAACGGATCGACCTGCTGATCCGCGAAGGTGTGAAGGTCGCGTCGTTCGCGCTCGCCCCGAAGCAGGACCTCATCGCCAAGCTGAAAGATCACGGCGTGGTGGTGATCCCGTCGATCGGCGCGGCCAAACATGCCGTCAAGGTGGCCTCGTGGGGCGCCGACGCGGTGATCGTCCAGGGCGGTGAGGGCGGCGGACACACCGGACCGGTCGCGACGACCCTGCTGCTCCCGTCGGTGCTGGACGCGCTGGGCGACAACGGGATCCCCGTGGTCGCCGCGGGTGGGTTCTTCGACGGCCGCGGGCTGACCGCGGCGCTGGCGTACGGCGCAGAGGGGGTCGCGATGGGCACCCGGTTCCTGCTGACCTCCGACAGTGCGGTGCCCGACGCGGTCAAGCAGGAGTACCTGCAGCGTGGACTCGGCGACACGGTGGTCTCGGTGAAGGTCGACGGCATGCCCCACCGCGTTCTCCGGACACCGCTCGTCGAAGCACTGGAAAGCGGCAGCCGGGCCAAAGCACTGTACGCGGCGGCCCGAAATGCCAACGAGTTCAAGCAGATGACCGGCATGCGATGGACCACGATGCTGCGCGATGGCCGCTCGATGCGTAAATCCGGCGAGCGCACCTGGCAGCAGATCATCATGGCCGGCAACACACCCATGCTGCTGCGCGCCGGTCTCGTCGAGGGCGACACCCACGCCGGTGTCCTCGCCTCGGGTCAGGTGGTCGGGATGATCGACGACCTGCCGAGCTGCGACGAACTGATCCAGTCGATCATGAGCCAGGCGCATGGCCGGTTGAAGGCGCTGGGGTCGTTGAGCTGA
- a CDS encoding CoA-transferase subunit beta — MAGRAGGSEVSTSTTDPTTVDSADTTRAEYCVIACAEIFSGAGEIMASPMAPTPLLGARLARLTTEPDLLITDGEALIFADTPAIGKSGAIEGWMPFRKVFDVVASGRRHVVMGANQIDRHGNQNLSAFGPLQHPTRQMFGVRGAPGNTINHPTSYWVARHSARVFTDNVDIVSGVGYDKVDPENPAFRFLNIPRVVTNLGVFDFEGPGHTMRALSLHPGVTAEEVAENTGFEIADLESAPATRTPSDEELTLIRDVLDPKGVRNREVR; from the coding sequence ATGGCAGGGCGAGCAGGAGGATCAGAAGTGAGCACCAGCACGACCGACCCCACCACGGTTGATTCCGCAGACACCACGCGCGCCGAGTACTGCGTCATCGCCTGTGCCGAGATCTTCTCCGGCGCAGGTGAGATCATGGCATCGCCGATGGCCCCGACACCGCTGCTCGGTGCCCGCCTGGCCCGCCTCACCACCGAGCCCGATCTGCTGATCACCGATGGTGAGGCGCTGATCTTCGCGGACACCCCAGCGATCGGGAAATCCGGTGCCATCGAGGGGTGGATGCCGTTCCGTAAGGTGTTCGACGTCGTCGCTTCCGGTCGCCGCCATGTGGTCATGGGCGCCAACCAGATCGACCGGCACGGAAACCAGAACCTCTCGGCGTTCGGGCCGTTGCAGCATCCGACACGGCAGATGTTCGGCGTGCGCGGCGCGCCGGGCAACACGATCAATCATCCGACCAGCTACTGGGTGGCGCGGCATTCGGCGCGGGTCTTCACCGACAACGTCGACATCGTCTCCGGCGTCGGCTACGACAAGGTCGATCCGGAGAATCCGGCGTTCCGGTTCCTGAACATCCCGCGCGTGGTCACCAATCTCGGCGTCTTCGATTTCGAGGGACCCGGCCACACGATGCGCGCGCTGTCGCTGCATCCGGGGGTCACGGCCGAGGAGGTCGCCGAGAACACCGGCTTCGAGATCGCGGACCTCGAGTCCGCTCCGGCGACACGCACGCCCTCGGACGAGGAACTCACACTCATCCGAGATGTGCTCGACCCCAAGGGTGTCCGGAATCGGGAAGTCCGATGA
- a CDS encoding CoA transferase subunit A, whose protein sequence is MTPTPTDKTSSLDDVIGELRDGMTIGIGGWGSRRKPMALVRALARSDVKDLTVVTYGGPDLGLLCAAGKVRRAYYGFVSLDSAPFYDPWFAHARTSGAIEAREMDEGMVKCGLEAAAARLPFLPIRAGLGSDVPTFWDGELETVTSPYPDADGRTETLIAMPALKLDAAFVHLDLADSRGNAAYTGVDPYFDDLYCAAAERRYLETDQLVSTEVLVKSVPTQRMLLNRMNVDRVVHTPNGAHFTFAGTASEASGPNVHGDYARDEKFQQFYVESAKDPEKWAAFSRRFLEVDEAAYQRAVTEWQGEQEDQK, encoded by the coding sequence ATGACGCCCACCCCGACCGACAAGACCAGCTCACTCGACGACGTCATCGGCGAGTTGCGCGACGGCATGACGATCGGCATCGGCGGCTGGGGGTCGCGCCGCAAGCCGATGGCCCTCGTGCGAGCCCTGGCCCGCTCCGACGTCAAAGATCTGACGGTGGTCACCTACGGTGGCCCCGACCTCGGATTGCTCTGTGCCGCAGGCAAGGTGCGTCGCGCGTACTACGGCTTCGTGTCGCTGGACTCGGCGCCGTTCTACGATCCGTGGTTCGCCCACGCACGCACCTCCGGCGCCATCGAGGCCCGCGAGATGGACGAGGGCATGGTCAAGTGCGGGCTCGAGGCGGCGGCCGCCCGGTTGCCGTTCCTGCCGATCCGCGCCGGTCTCGGTTCGGATGTCCCGACGTTCTGGGACGGTGAACTCGAGACCGTCACCTCGCCTTACCCCGACGCGGACGGTCGCACCGAGACGCTGATCGCCATGCCCGCACTGAAACTCGATGCGGCCTTCGTTCACCTCGACCTCGCCGACAGTCGCGGCAACGCGGCCTACACCGGTGTCGACCCCTACTTCGACGATCTCTACTGCGCGGCCGCCGAACGCCGCTACCTGGAGACCGACCAGTTGGTGTCCACCGAGGTGTTGGTGAAAAGCGTTCCCACCCAGCGGATGTTGCTCAACCGCATGAACGTCGACCGGGTGGTGCACACGCCGAACGGCGCGCACTTCACATTCGCCGGCACGGCAAGCGAAGCGAGCGGCCCCAACGTCCACGGCGACTACGCCCGCGACGAGAAGTTCCAGCAGTTCTATGTCGAATCCGCCAAGGACCCGGAGAAGTGGGCAGCGTTCTCACGACGATTCCTCGAGGTCGACGAGGCCGCGTATCAACGTGCGGTCACCGAATGGCAGGGCGAGCAGGAGGATCAGAAGTGA
- the echA20 gene encoding (7aS)-7a-methyl-1,5-dioxo-2,3,5,6,7,7a-hexahydro-1H-indene-carboxyl-CoA hydrolase: MPITTTRTESGIATVTVDYPPVNALPSAAWFELADAITTAGADLATHVVILRAEGRGFNAGVDIKEMQATDGFDALIGANRGCAAAFSAVYDCAVPVIVAVNGFCVGGGIGLVGNADVIVASDDAVFGLPEVDRGALGAATHLARLVPQHMMRTLYYTAQNVTAQQLEHFGSVYRVVPREQLLDTALEVAEKIAAKDTRVIRAAKEAINLIDPVDVKGSYRLEQGFTFELNLAGVADEHRDAFVSTGKALDTNGGRAR; this comes from the coding sequence GTGCCGATCACCACGACACGCACCGAGAGCGGAATAGCGACGGTGACCGTCGACTATCCCCCGGTCAACGCCCTGCCGTCGGCAGCCTGGTTCGAGTTGGCCGACGCGATCACCACGGCAGGCGCGGATCTGGCCACCCACGTCGTGATCCTGCGAGCCGAGGGGCGCGGGTTCAACGCCGGCGTCGACATCAAGGAGATGCAGGCGACCGACGGATTCGACGCCCTGATCGGCGCCAACCGGGGGTGTGCTGCGGCGTTCTCCGCGGTCTACGACTGTGCGGTCCCGGTGATCGTCGCGGTCAACGGCTTCTGCGTCGGCGGAGGCATCGGCCTGGTCGGCAACGCCGATGTCATCGTCGCCTCCGACGACGCGGTGTTCGGGCTGCCCGAGGTCGATCGTGGCGCGCTGGGCGCGGCCACGCATCTGGCGCGGCTGGTCCCGCAGCACATGATGCGGACCCTGTACTACACCGCGCAGAACGTCACCGCCCAACAACTCGAACATTTCGGCTCGGTGTACCGAGTGGTGCCGCGCGAGCAACTCCTCGATACGGCACTGGAGGTCGCGGAGAAGATCGCGGCCAAGGACACGCGGGTCATCCGGGCCGCCAAAGAGGCCATCAATCTGATCGACCCGGTCGACGTCAAGGGCAGCTACCGCCTCGAGCAGGGCTTCACCTTCGAGCTCAACCTCGCCGGGGTGGCCGACGAACACCGGGACGCCTTCGTCTCGACCGGAAAAGCACTCGACACCAACGGAGGCCGCGCCCGATGA
- a CDS encoding SDR family oxidoreductase, with translation MNAQSQAVGRAGDAGHGLDLGLDKKVVLVTGGTRGVGAGITRVLAGLGAVPVVCGRHPGEDADVEFVACDVRDADAVEEMVQGIAESHGRLDGVVNNAGGSPFALAADASPRFTGKIVELNLLAPMTVARAANAVMQQQDSGGAIVNVSSVSGHRPSPGTSAYGAAKAGLDNAMTSLAIEWAPRVRVNSVVCGAVLTEQAHLHLGDDDGVAAVGATIPMGRLAMPEDVGNAVAFLMSPLAGYITGSTLTVHGGGEKPAFLAVATADNKM, from the coding sequence ATGAACGCGCAGTCACAGGCCGTGGGCCGGGCCGGGGATGCAGGTCATGGCCTCGACCTGGGCCTGGACAAGAAGGTGGTGCTGGTGACCGGCGGGACGCGTGGTGTCGGTGCCGGCATCACGCGGGTGCTCGCCGGTCTCGGCGCTGTCCCGGTGGTGTGTGGACGTCATCCGGGCGAGGATGCCGACGTCGAGTTCGTCGCCTGTGATGTGCGGGATGCGGACGCGGTGGAGGAGATGGTGCAAGGCATCGCCGAGTCACACGGCCGTCTCGACGGCGTCGTCAACAATGCGGGCGGTTCTCCGTTCGCGTTGGCGGCCGATGCGTCACCGCGGTTCACCGGCAAGATCGTCGAACTCAATCTGTTGGCGCCGATGACCGTGGCGCGCGCGGCCAATGCGGTGATGCAGCAGCAGGATTCCGGTGGTGCGATCGTCAACGTGTCCAGCGTGAGTGGGCACCGGCCATCACCGGGAACATCGGCGTACGGGGCGGCCAAGGCCGGTCTGGACAATGCGATGACCTCGCTCGCGATCGAGTGGGCGCCACGGGTCCGGGTCAACTCGGTGGTGTGCGGGGCGGTGCTGACCGAACAGGCCCATCTGCACCTCGGCGACGACGACGGTGTGGCGGCCGTCGGCGCGACCATCCCGATGGGTCGGCTGGCGATGCCGGAGGACGTCGGCAACGCGGTGGCCTTCCTGATGAGTCCGCTGGCGGGCTACATCACCGGTTCCACGCTCACCGTGCACGGAGGCGGGGAGAAGCCGGCATTCCTGGCCGTCGCCACGGCCGACAACAAGATGTGA
- a CDS encoding SDR family oxidoreductase, producing the protein MSDKLNEDRVAIVTGAGQGIGRAHALAFAADGAKVAVNDFDANAAHAVADEITAAGGQAIAVVSDVADWAAGAAMIDTVVSELGGLDIVVNNAGFVRDRMLVAMSEDEWDAVVRVHLKGHFVTLHHAAAYWRAQSKAGNQPVARIINTSSGAGLFGSVGQGNYVAAKAGITALTIQAAAELGGYGVTANAIAPSARTQMTMGAGDAMAAQMAAPADGSFDAMDPANISPLVVWLGSPESSGVTGRVFEVEGGKVTVIDGSQRSAEQDKGSRWAPGELGPVVEEILAKSPVPVPVYGAR; encoded by the coding sequence TTGTCTGACAAGCTGAATGAGGATCGTGTCGCCATCGTGACCGGGGCCGGTCAAGGGATCGGGCGCGCACACGCGCTCGCGTTCGCTGCCGACGGGGCGAAGGTCGCGGTCAACGATTTCGATGCGAACGCCGCGCACGCCGTGGCCGACGAGATCACCGCGGCCGGCGGGCAGGCCATCGCGGTCGTCTCCGACGTCGCCGACTGGGCCGCCGGGGCGGCGATGATCGACACCGTGGTCAGCGAACTCGGTGGCCTCGACATCGTGGTGAACAACGCCGGTTTCGTACGTGACCGGATGCTCGTCGCGATGTCCGAGGACGAGTGGGATGCGGTGGTACGAGTGCACCTCAAGGGGCACTTCGTGACGTTGCACCACGCCGCCGCCTACTGGCGCGCGCAGTCCAAGGCGGGGAACCAGCCGGTGGCCCGGATCATCAACACGTCGTCGGGAGCGGGTCTCTTCGGATCGGTCGGACAGGGCAATTACGTTGCCGCCAAAGCCGGTATCACCGCCTTGACCATCCAGGCCGCCGCGGAACTCGGTGGTTACGGCGTCACCGCGAACGCGATCGCACCGTCGGCGCGTACCCAGATGACGATGGGTGCAGGCGACGCCATGGCGGCACAGATGGCGGCCCCGGCGGACGGCTCCTTCGATGCGATGGACCCGGCGAACATCTCGCCGCTGGTGGTCTGGCTCGGCTCGCCGGAGTCGTCGGGGGTCACCGGGCGGGTCTTCGAGGTCGAGGGCGGCAAGGTGACGGTGATCGACGGCAGCCAGCGCAGCGCCGAGCAGGACAAGGGATCACGCTGGGCGCCGGGCGAATTGGGGCCGGTCGTCGAGGAGATCCTGGCCAAGTCGCCGGTGCCGGTGCCGGTCTACGGCGCGCGGTAG
- a CDS encoding GNAT family N-acetyltransferase, protein MTDLDLATTRRDITDALLTALERRHEVLDAIVDAENRAEAVEAIATLLGKSTLGAEAVLGMSLDQLTKDERRKNQAELDDLNSALTFTLAERPASSGDSLDLRPFAAGEDADLFAARTEELKVAGDGSGSPAGELSDEIAKATERVHNEDAVWLVALEGTTKVGIVFGELVNGEVDVRIWIHPDHRKKGYGTAALRKSRSEMAADFPGVPMVVRAPSS, encoded by the coding sequence ATGACCGATCTGGATCTGGCGACCACCCGCCGCGACATCACCGACGCCCTGCTCACCGCTCTCGAGCGGCGCCACGAAGTCCTCGACGCCATCGTCGACGCCGAGAACCGTGCCGAGGCGGTCGAGGCGATCGCGACCCTGCTCGGCAAGTCAACGCTCGGCGCCGAGGCCGTCCTGGGCATGTCCCTGGACCAACTCACCAAGGACGAGCGCCGCAAGAATCAGGCCGAGCTCGACGATCTCAACAGTGCGCTGACCTTCACCCTGGCGGAGCGTCCGGCCAGCAGTGGGGACAGCCTGGATCTGCGTCCGTTCGCCGCCGGCGAGGACGCGGACCTCTTCGCGGCCCGGACCGAGGAGCTGAAGGTCGCCGGCGACGGATCGGGCAGCCCGGCGGGCGAACTGTCCGACGAGATCGCCAAGGCCACCGAGCGGGTCCACAACGAAGACGCTGTGTGGCTCGTGGCCCTCGAGGGCACCACCAAGGTCGGCATCGTGTTCGGCGAACTCGTGAACGGCGAGGTGGACGTGCGCATCTGGATCCACCCGGATCATCGCAAGAAGGGTTACGGGACCGCCGCACTGCGGAAATCACGGTCCGAGATGGCCGCCGACTTCCCGGGTGTGCCGATGGTGGTCCGCGCGCCGAGTTCGTAG
- the fadD8 gene encoding fatty-acid--CoA ligase FadD8 encodes MTDVQDATTDFDHLRGGTHLGDLLVAALRRHADRKVLFLGDTELTGREMADAVSRYQQAFESLGAGTGATVGLLALNRPEVLLVIGAGQTQGWRRTALHPLGSLDDHAYVLSDAGVTTLVIDPVPMFVERAVALVERVESLKQVLTLGPVPEELAAYGRDVIAEAENYQPKPLAAADLPPEHVVSITYTGGTTGKPKGVIGTARAMSTMTQIQLSEWEWPENPRFLMCTPLSHAGAAFFVPTLIKGGSMVVMAKFDPAEVLRVIEEERITATMLVPSMLYALMDHPDSRTRDLSSLETVYYGASPINPVRLAEAIERFGPIFAQYYGQSEAPMVISYLAKNDHPKPGEDPRRLSSCGRPSAFLRTALLGPDDKPVAQGEPGEICVAGPLLAGGYWGLPEQTADTFRDGWLRTGDVAREDSDGFWYIVDRTKDMIVTGGFNVFPREVEDVVAEHPSVGQVGVIGVPDDKWGEAVTAVVVLRGDADQSDEAKARITADIQEAVKDRKGAVQSPKQVIFAESLPLTGLGKPDKKALRAQFWESAGRGVG; translated from the coding sequence ATGACTGATGTTCAGGACGCGACGACCGATTTCGACCACCTGCGGGGTGGCACCCACCTCGGCGACCTCCTGGTCGCCGCGCTGCGCCGTCATGCCGACCGCAAGGTGCTCTTCCTCGGTGACACCGAACTCACCGGGCGCGAGATGGCCGACGCGGTCAGCCGGTATCAGCAGGCGTTCGAATCGCTCGGCGCGGGGACCGGGGCCACCGTCGGATTGCTGGCGCTCAACCGTCCCGAGGTCTTGCTGGTGATCGGCGCCGGGCAGACGCAGGGTTGGCGCCGGACCGCGCTGCATCCGCTCGGCTCGCTCGACGATCACGCCTACGTTCTCTCCGACGCCGGGGTGACCACCCTCGTCATCGACCCCGTCCCGATGTTCGTGGAACGAGCTGTCGCACTGGTCGAGCGCGTCGAGAGCCTCAAACAGGTGCTGACGCTCGGGCCGGTGCCCGAGGAACTCGCCGCCTACGGGCGCGATGTCATCGCGGAGGCGGAGAACTATCAGCCCAAGCCGTTGGCCGCGGCCGACCTGCCACCCGAGCACGTGGTGTCGATCACCTACACCGGCGGCACCACCGGTAAACCCAAGGGTGTCATCGGGACCGCGCGCGCGATGTCGACGATGACGCAGATCCAGCTCTCCGAATGGGAGTGGCCGGAGAATCCGCGCTTCCTGATGTGCACGCCCCTCTCACATGCAGGCGCAGCGTTCTTCGTGCCGACGCTCATCAAGGGCGGTTCGATGGTCGTCATGGCCAAGTTCGATCCCGCCGAGGTGCTGCGTGTCATCGAGGAGGAGCGCATCACCGCGACGATGCTTGTGCCGTCGATGCTCTATGCGCTGATGGATCATCCGGACTCCCGCACCCGGGACCTGTCGTCCCTGGAGACCGTGTATTACGGTGCGTCACCGATCAATCCGGTCCGTCTCGCCGAGGCGATCGAGCGTTTCGGCCCGATCTTCGCGCAGTACTACGGGCAGTCCGAGGCGCCGATGGTGATCAGCTACCTCGCCAAGAACGACCATCCGAAGCCCGGCGAGGATCCGCGCCGGCTGAGTAGTTGTGGTCGGCCGTCGGCATTCCTGCGGACCGCATTGCTCGGACCCGACGACAAGCCCGTCGCGCAGGGCGAGCCCGGCGAGATCTGCGTGGCCGGTCCGCTGCTCGCCGGCGGATACTGGGGCCTGCCGGAGCAGACCGCCGACACGTTCCGCGACGGCTGGCTACGCACCGGTGACGTCGCCCGCGAGGACTCCGACGGCTTCTGGTACATCGTTGATCGCACCAAGGACATGATCGTCACCGGTGGGTTCAACGTCTTCCCGCGCGAGGTGGAAGACGTTGTCGCCGAACATCCCTCGGTCGGTCAGGTCGGGGTCATCGGCGTCCCCGACGACAAGTGGGGAGAGGCGGTGACCGCGGTCGTCGTGCTCCGCGGGGACGCCGACCAGAGCGACGAGGCCAAGGCGCGGATCACCGCCGACATCCAGGAGGCGGTCAAGGATCGCAAGGGTGCCGTGCAGTCGCCGAAGCAGGTCATCTTTGCCGAGTCGCTCCCGCTGACCGGGTTGGGCAAGCCGGACAAGAAGGCGCTGCGGGCGCAGTTCTGGGAGAGCGCCGGTCGCGGGGTGGGCTGA
- a CDS encoding cytochrome P450, whose amino-acid sequence MSASATRKFEDIDFTDPDLLERGLPLAEFAERRATAPVWWNRQAIGPALFDDEGFWVISRHADIRAISKDTATWSNWAKGAVMRAPDTATREEMEASRAFLLNMDPPEHTRMRKIVSRMFTPRAVSSLEEKLAIGAREIVASAAEKGRGNFVDDIAIHLPLQAILDLLGVPPKDRGYVCDLADSMVNDADPDSKYDPFTAHAELLAYAYAMAEDRRANPRDDIVTTLVQADIDGHALSEIEFGFFVILLVIAGNETTRNAITHGVNAFLDHPDQWARYRRERPLTAVDEIIRWATPVHCFQRTATRDTEVAGVPVTAGQRVGLFYSSANFDETVFDDPFSFDIMRDPNPHLSFGGNGAHFCIGANLARLEVNLMFNTLADIVPDMTKIAEPQRIRSGWLHGVKELRVAYGTT is encoded by the coding sequence ATGAGCGCATCTGCCACCCGCAAGTTCGAGGACATCGACTTCACCGATCCTGATCTGCTGGAGCGGGGGCTGCCGCTGGCGGAATTCGCCGAACGTCGGGCCACCGCGCCGGTCTGGTGGAACAGGCAGGCCATCGGGCCCGCCCTGTTCGACGACGAAGGATTCTGGGTGATCAGCCGGCACGCCGACATCCGGGCCATCTCGAAGGACACGGCGACATGGTCGAACTGGGCCAAGGGTGCAGTCATGCGGGCCCCCGACACCGCCACCCGGGAAGAGATGGAGGCGTCGAGAGCATTCCTGCTCAACATGGATCCGCCCGAGCACACCCGGATGCGCAAGATCGTGTCCCGCATGTTCACGCCACGCGCCGTGTCATCCCTCGAGGAGAAGCTGGCGATCGGAGCCCGGGAGATCGTCGCGTCGGCGGCCGAGAAGGGCCGCGGCAATTTCGTCGACGACATCGCCATCCACCTTCCGCTACAGGCGATCCTCGACCTGCTCGGCGTCCCGCCGAAAGATCGCGGGTACGTATGCGATCTCGCGGACTCGATGGTCAACGACGCCGACCCCGACAGCAAATACGACCCGTTCACCGCGCACGCCGAATTACTCGCCTATGCCTACGCGATGGCCGAGGATCGGCGCGCGAATCCCCGCGACGACATCGTCACGACCTTGGTCCAGGCCGACATCGACGGGCATGCGCTGAGCGAGATCGAGTTCGGGTTCTTCGTCATCCTGCTCGTCATCGCGGGCAACGAGACGACGCGTAACGCGATCACGCACGGCGTCAACGCGTTCCTCGATCATCCCGACCAGTGGGCGCGCTACCGGCGGGAGCGGCCGCTGACCGCGGTGGACGAGATCATCCGCTGGGCAACGCCCGTGCACTGCTTCCAACGCACGGCCACCCGGGACACGGAGGTGGCGGGAGTCCCCGTGACCGCCGGGCAGCGGGTCGGACTGTTCTACAGCTCGGCCAATTTCGACGAGACGGTGTTCGACGACCCGTTCTCCTTCGACATCATGCGCGATCCGAACCCTCATCTGAGCTTCGGCGGGAACGGTGCCCACTTCTGCATCGGGGCCAATCTCGCGCGACTCGAGGTGAACCTGATGTTCAACACGCTCGCGGACATCGTGCCGGACATGACGAAGATCGCCGAACCGCAACGCATCCGCTCGGGCTGGCTGCACGGCGTGAAGGAGCTGCGGGTGGCGTACGGCACCACCTGA
- a CDS encoding cytochrome P450: MTAATGVCPFSPGFDFTDPDVLEQGIPIREFAELRRTAPVWWNAQPVGTSGFTDGGFWVISKHAHVREISKNSQLWSTNANGAIIRLPDYVTPDQIEFTKALLVNHDPPEHTRLRKIVSRIFTPRAVASLEENLSTSARRIVRAAAEKGDGNFVDDVAIHLPLQAILDLIGVPEPDRARIHELVDAIINSDDPDQSIDPTTANAELLGYAYAMAEDRRKNPTDDIVTTLVQADIDGEALDELEFGFFVVLLITAGNETTRNATTHGMNAFLDNPDQWELYKRDRPATAVDEILRWSSPVHAFQRTALSDTRVGDVDIAAGERVGLFYSSANYDEEVFADPFSFDILRDPNPHLAFGGNGAHFCIGANLARLELNLIFNAIADELPDIGRVGEIRRVRSGWLNGVKDLPVRYSGCPVT; the protein is encoded by the coding sequence ATGACCGCAGCAACCGGCGTCTGTCCGTTCAGTCCGGGATTCGACTTCACCGACCCCGACGTCCTCGAGCAGGGGATCCCGATCCGGGAGTTCGCGGAGTTGCGCAGGACCGCGCCGGTCTGGTGGAACGCACAGCCCGTGGGCACCTCCGGTTTCACCGACGGCGGCTTCTGGGTGATCTCCAAGCACGCGCACGTACGGGAGATCTCCAAGAACAGCCAACTGTGGTCGACGAACGCGAATGGTGCGATCATCCGGCTGCCCGACTACGTCACACCGGATCAGATCGAGTTCACCAAGGCACTGCTGGTCAATCATGATCCGCCGGAGCACACCCGCCTGCGCAAGATCGTGTCGCGCATCTTCACCCCGCGGGCGGTCGCGTCCCTCGAGGAGAACCTGTCGACGTCGGCGCGCCGAATCGTCCGTGCCGCCGCCGAGAAGGGCGACGGCAACTTCGTCGACGACGTCGCCATCCACCTTCCGTTGCAAGCGATCCTGGACCTCATCGGGGTACCGGAGCCGGACCGGGCGCGGATCCACGAGTTGGTCGACGCGATCATCAACAGCGACGATCCCGATCAGTCCATCGACCCGACGACCGCCAACGCCGAACTCCTCGGCTATGCGTACGCGATGGCCGAGGACCGCCGGAAGAACCCGACCGACGACATCGTCACCACCCTCGTGCAGGCCGACATCGACGGTGAAGCGCTCGACGAACTCGAGTTCGGGTTCTTCGTCGTCCTGTTGATCACGGCGGGCAACGAGACCACGCGCAACGCCACCACCCACGGCATGAATGCGTTCCTCGACAATCCCGACCAGTGGGAGCTCTACAAGCGCGATCGGCCGGCCACGGCCGTCGACGAGATCCTCCGCTGGTCGTCGCCGGTCCACGCCTTCCAACGCACCGCGCTGTCGGACACGCGGGTCGGCGACGTGGACATCGCGGCGGGCGAACGGGTCGGCCTGTTCTACAGCTCGGCCAATTACGACGAGGAGGTGTTCGCCGATCCGTTCTCGTTCGACATCCTCCGCGACCCGAATCCGCACCTCGCGTTCGGCGGCAACGGTGCCCACTTCTGCATCGGCGCCAATCTCGCCCGGCTGGAGCTGAACCTGATCTTCAACGCCATCGCCGACGAACTCCCCGACATCGGTCGGGTCGGCGAGATCCGCCGGGTGCGCTCGGGGTGGCTCAACGGGGTCAAGGACCTCCCCGTCCGCTATTCGGGTTGCCCGGTCACCTGA